A DNA window from Pogona vitticeps strain Pit_001003342236 chromosome 2, PviZW2.1, whole genome shotgun sequence contains the following coding sequences:
- the UBE2B gene encoding ubiquitin-conjugating enzyme E2 B — translation MSTPARRRLMRDFKRLQEDPPVGVSGAPSENNIMQWNAVIFGPEGTPFEDGTFKLVIEFSEEYPNKPPTVRFLSKMFHPNVYADGSICLDILQNRWSPTYDVSSILTSIQSLLDEPNPNSPANSQAAQLYQENKREYEKRVSAIVEQSWNDS, via the exons ATGTCCACTCCAGCCAGGCGGAGGTTAATGAGGGATTTCAAGAG atTACAAGAAGACCCACCTGTGGGGGTCAGTGGCGCACCATCAGAGAATAATATAATGCAATGGAATGCTGTTATTTTTGG gcCAGAAGGTACTCCATTTGAAGATG GTACCTTTAAGCTAGTAATAGAATTTTCTGAAGAGTATCCAAATAAACCTCCCACTGTTAGGTTTTTATCAAAAATGTTTCATCCCAATG taTATGCAGATGGTAGCATATGTTTAGATATCCTTCAGAATCGCTGGAGTCCAACATATGATGTTTCATCTATTTTAACCTCAATTCAG TCACTGCTTGACGAACCTAATCCAAATAGTCCTGCCAACAGTCAGGCTGCacagctttatcaggaaaacaaacGTGAATATGAAAAAAGAGTTTCAGCTATAGTTGAACAGAGCTGGAATGATTCATAA